A single region of the Silene latifolia isolate original U9 population chromosome 8, ASM4854445v1, whole genome shotgun sequence genome encodes:
- the LOC141594911 gene encoding uncharacterized protein LOC141594911, translating into MANPNNTISTTTASATTQTSSTAIFTMEPTDPLYLHPAESTHPVVVDTKLTGIENYLEWKRQMEIAICTKRKLGFLTGVVKRPANDSLREAAWDTCNCLLITWIMHNVDQPIKRSVMKFRLNKELDNLSQGDKSICEYFTELGILWQNIEIMSDWPPVTQVTTEINAWLDAQIKEQNERKLF; encoded by the exons atggcaaatccaaacaaCACCATTTCAACCACCACTGCCTCTGCCACTACACAAACTTCATCCACTGCCATCTTCACCATGGAACCCACTGATCCTCTTTACCTGCATCCTGCAGAGAGCACCCATCCGGTAGTTGTTGATACCAAGCTTACTGGTATTGAGAATTACTTGGAATGGAAAAGACAAATGGAGATAGCCATTTGTACCAAGAGGAAGCTGGGGTTCCTAACAGGCGTGGTGAAGAGGCCTGCAAATGATTCACTTAGAGAGGCTGCTTGGGACACATGTAATTGCCTTCTCATCACATGGATAATGCACAATGTTGACCAACCCATCAAGAGATCTGTCAT GAAGTTTAGGCTCAACAAGGAGCTTGATAATCTCAGTCAGGGAGACAAGTCCATATGTGAGTACTTCACTGAGCTCGGAATCTTATGGCAAAACATTGAAATCATGTCAGACTGGCCACCAGTCACTCAGGTCACCACTGAGATCAATGCCTGGTTAGATGCTCAAATCAAAGAACAAAATGAAAGGAAACTTTTTTAG
- the LOC141596650 gene encoding uncharacterized protein LOC141596650 produces MKEITQVESVILATLHNLLKTQLDPFILTTRLYNATIKGDLISLHNLLHEDPRILDRCVIEKSNRYMQSPLHVAASLGYLDVVKKLVEVMPNMCFERDQDGRNPVHVAAISNQLNVLDFLVGTNPRAARERTNTHETILHLCVKYAQLKPFKYSVNAMEELLNAKDNEGNTVLHLAVEAKQPEVVKLLLANKKMQKNAINKDGLTAIDCLAESSKSQNDEEIRGMLKRAKAVKAEYVEKHENKDVKWLNEQRNSLMVVSSLIATMAFQFGVNPNWEPKTNAEMLRFDRLMIVNTLSFVSSLSVVLLLIGGLPCKRLFVVVLMITMWIAITATLLTYYMALGNPKITRDDNVATALGVATIVWAILLHILLLGHVVRVLIKAVKKLGQPFKELWYKLVVRGNPVIHTTLFGVDSA; encoded by the exons ATGAAAGAAATAACACAAGTTGAGTCGGTCATTCTAGCTACCTTGCACAACTTGTTGAAGACACAATTAGATCCATTCATCCTAACTACAAGACTATATAATGCAACAATTAAAGGAGACTTGATCTCCTTACACAACTTACTCCATGAAGATCCACGCATCCTAGATCGATGTGTTATCGAAAAATCAAACCGTTACATGCAATCACCATTACATGTCGCAGCAAGTCTCGGTTACTTAGACGTGGTGAAGAAGTTAGTTGAAGTGATGCCTAATATGTGCTTTGAACGCGATCAAGATGGCCGCAACCCTGTTCATGTTGCGGCCATAAGTAACCAACTCAATGTGCTAGATTTTCTTGTTGGTACAAACCCAAGAGCGGCCCGTGAAAGGACCAACACCCATGAGACCATTTTGCATTTATGTGTCAAGTATGCACAACTTAAGCCTTTCAAGTATTCGGTGAATGCTATGGAGGAGCTTCTTAATGCTAAGGACAATGAGGGTAATACTGTCTTGCATCTCGCCGTGGAAGCCAAGCAACCCGAG GTAGTAAAGTTGTTGTTAGCAAACAAGAAGATGCAAAAAAACGCAATCAACAAGGATGGATTAACAGCAATTGACTGTCTAGCTGAAAGCAGTAAGAGTCAAAACGACGAAGAAATAAGAGGAATGCTAAAGCGAGCAAAAGCAGTGAAAGCAGAATATGTTGAGAAACACGAGAACAAAGATGTGAAATGGTTGAATGAACAACGAAACTCATTAATGGTAGTTTCCTCCCTGATCGCTACCATGGCTTTCCAATTTGGAGTTAACCCTAACTGGGAACCCAAAACGAACGCTGAAATGTTGCGTTTTGACCGCTTAATGATTGTGAATACCTTAAGTTTTGTATCATCTTTAAGCGTGGTGTTGCTCCTCATAGGCGGGCTTCCCTGCAAACGACTCTTTGTGGTTGTTCTTATGATTACTATGTGGATCGCAATTACTGCTACATTACTGACCTACTATATGGCGTTGGGCAATCCTAAGATAACGAGGGATGATAATGTTGCAACTGCCCTAGGGGTTGCGACGATTGTGTGGGCAATTTTGTTACACATTCTTCTACTCGGACATGTCGTTCGAGTCTTAATTAAGGCGGTCAAGAAATTGGGGCAACCTTTCAAGGAATTGTGGTATAAGTTGGTCGTCCGCGGTAATCCTGTGATCCATACAACTTTGTTCGGTGTAGACAGTGCCTAG